The nucleotide sequence TGATATTCACACTTCCGTTGTTTATAGCTACACAATCATCTcctgtaatatatttttttaaaaaatttaaattcaaataaccatttcaaatcaattttcagTTAATGAATGTGCaagagagatatataatagCTATGTACCAGTTCCAATTACTGTATCGTAAATATCGACATCACTTGATTGAGAGATATCAATTCCATCAGTGTTAGGACTGTCTTTCGGTGCTACAAGTTTTATTTTCGTTATTTTAACTCTTTTGCATTTGATAATTGCTATATGGTTTCTTGGACTGTTGAATGAAGTTATTCCAATTATATTGAGATCATTgcactttttaaaatacaattgcTGTAAGAAAACGGGAAAGTAAATTCATCATGAACATcattatatttgtataaaaagCTATCTTCATTTTACAGTTGAGAGTGAGAAAGATAAACTCACAGTAGGCCGTTTAGAAGCTGACATTCTTGGCTGGATATattaaatatggaaaaaaataaaaatatttagattcaATATTAAATAGATATAGATAATTtctataaacatatatacaaaataaaaattttcacCTTCCAAAATGACGAACCACGTCCATCAATTGACCCCGAACCATTGACTGTTAAaccaaatattttcttaaaactaaTCCATTGTGACGACTTATAGTCCGACCATGCTGTCTTATCTCTCGGTGCAACAATCATTCCATCAAACTGCATAAATGaatacacataattttttttaaaaaaatatttaaattcacataAAGTTGTGAGTGatttgttttaacaaaatattgatagTTACCTTAACTTGTACTGAAGGAGATTTACAAGGCCCTTGAAACAGAAGAGGTTGtagtaaaaatgttttatttgaagGAATAAGGAGTGTTTTTGGATTCCCACCACTACCGCACATAGCTTTCCATGCTTCCACAAAAGCCTATTTGTTTTATCAAAAGATCAAGTGTATAAGACTTCTTTACtcaataactaaaattttgtgaCAACGATTATGATCTCTTATCTTATAGGGAAatgaataataaattaataatagttatgtatatatacttgGATATCATATGATTATATTTTGGTaaacaattatttgaaaactTACATAATTCAGTCATTTTCATAGAGTAAATTCCAAGATAGTACCTTTGATTCATCGGTAAGACCATCTCCCTTGGCACCAAATTTAAGCACATCATAGATTTGGCCATTTACAAGAACTGAATTCAATAAAGTCAACAAGAACACAACGCGTATTATAATTTCCTACAACATCCAAATATCAAcgttagaaagaaagaaaccattataattattattcaaacaTTATGTATATTTCATATGCACCATTGTGTGATGATGATCAGATGATTAGATGTAATGTAGTGTATGTTTAAGTTATGTTCATcacttatatatacacataaaaaatCATGGGTGTAGACAGGTACATGGATGTAGTTTCAAACTTTAGATATTTTCAGCCTAGAATCATTACTTTTTTTGTGGATAATATTTTTGCATATCTGTGATATCATccaactttttatataagatctAGAAATAAATCAcaataaaaactgaataaatagtattaactaaaatataagctaaaagaaaaatgaaaataattaataagggaaataaatcaaaattattttggaaaaatcgaaGATAGAATTAAATTTGGATGCATATTGTGATACCATTgcagtattttattttatattagaaaaagacAAGCACTAATCAtgtgtatatccatttacattAAAAAACTAAATGTTTGTCTAATTATTTTGTAGTGTTTGAAATAGAATTTATTACTAAAGTTTACTATTACAGTATTGatgattataaaattgagagattgctgacaaaaaaaaaagaattgagagATTTGAGTAGTCATCTTATCATATTACctagattaatatatattaacttagTTTGAtgtatgataatttttttcagattatccatttgattttatctttatgaaaataactaaaaaagggaaatatctaaaaatcacaaaaagagaATTAGATTAGGATGATGTGGTCTCATTGcaatatattaaaacttattATATCAGAGGAAGACAAGCACTATTTCTGTGTGTATATCCATTGACATTGAAAACTAAGGGGAGTGTAGTATTGTAGGtagtatttttatatgatttgagTTTCAATgagtttttctatatttttgatgatttttcgGAAAGCTggtatgatttattgtaaaatccTTTTGATTCCCACATAAAACTATGAGAtatggatttctatattttaactTAAAGAaatcttctcaaatccttcaaaatcattaataatcaaatcctaaaaatgttttcaataatAGTGGATGTAAGATAGATTTTTGAGCCGGTAGTTCAATGACACTagatttaattagattttttaaattgcatgattgaataacattaaatttaacacaaatcatttaaaatataagattcaATACAGCCCTTAAAATGTTTGTCTAATTATTTTGTAGTGTTTGAAATAAATTCAGTAATGAATTTACTATTAATGTCTTgataattataaaattgaaaattttgagtaGTATCTTATCATATTAACTGCATTATTCTATCTTAACTTAGTTTGAtgtaagataatttttttaaaagtatatcaTATTTGATGTtatgaaacgacccgacctatttttttttaaatatataattaatctagtgatcccatactcactagccacCTGGTCCACCTcaccacaatcaaaccaaacagtagaaaaccaaacaataccattaaaccaataaccaataattcaaTCCAACAGAGTCATAAACCGAACAattagcaacctaacaacattctatgactcaactctagcaacctaacagaagccagacaacacatGACGAGctactagaacatcctcctcttcatcgccatgattccacgatcacactttgtctttacctgcaccacaacacatataagatgcgtgagtattttaaaaacactcagtgaggcaatgcTCCCATcaattgggctatacacacaaccaattgagataactctaaccatcaaacaacaatcaacaaacaaaccaggaactcCATTAACCGACACCAACCAatacatcgatcgacaccaactgagattgcatcgaccgacacaagcttgcatcgacgaATGCAAGACTTACCTCACCTGCATCATCCGATGCATGCTTGACATttcacgaaatccctaattgcattgatcgacacctctatatggcatcgaccgatgctcctatgTCAAATTCGTGTCGTCCTCGCATATATGTGCGTCGgggatgcacatgccgagcatcatcTTCCCCGAAGCTCCTCATTGGATCTCCGTTCCTAAACCACGAAAAACACGATCCAATGGCACAAAGAAGCTCCTCAAAGCCCCAAGTCACACATAAACACTATAACAAGGCAAGGAATCAACCACATAGCACATAAACAtgaaaatcagagaaatctaaagcttagataagccatggtcatggaCTCAACTTTGCtaaagaagattctgactctAAAACGACTGATCTACACTCCTAGAAAGCTCCTGCAGCGTTTAATAACCCAAAAATGCAATGTTTAACTTAACTCTTTTCGCGACaaaccgaccttgcatcgaccgatgcaacacctgcatcgatcgatgcacatcccaaaccgggattcccgtttgcggatgttacaattctcccccaccaacatagattcgtcctcaaatCTCGAACAACTATCAGCCAATGACTCTCGTGCAACCGCCTCAatggcccgcactcctccgaccgatctacgaaggttacctctaggtgatagaccCACATTcaaggcattatttgctctcgacttttggactttcctttactcatatgTCTCAACCTTGAGTTTCTATTGGCTCCCCATCAGGCCGAATcttgcatgccataatattggctcctcatcgggctaagcccgcatgccatgaTACAAAAAGGAAGTCTAATAATTGCCTCTCGAGTTTAGGAATCGTCATCCAAAGTTgatataccagccatactcTCAAGCAACAAAGTCTCGGAATATGACAGTACTAGGAGGACCAAAATCCTCCAAGATTCGTTTAGGACCAACCTTCCTTAGAGCAAACAATTCtaaacatgtctgagtcctATATCCTAACCAGGTCTCCCTCCGGGATCGTCATCCAATgtcgatataccagccatactctcaagccacaaagtctcagaatatgacAGTACTAAGAGGACTAAAATCCTCCAAGAGTTGTTCAGGACAAACCATCCTTAGAACAAACAATTCTCAatacgtctgagtcctatctcCTAacaaggtctctctctcttgtggttcgcgtaaaacatcaaaatgtcctaccaaccacatattccctcacaggaatacctcatgaccacacaagaaTCATcaacatgccacaagggccgccattAAGGctaacaaatgtcctaaacaggaccgccacaaaggccgaAATGTCTAATCagactgccaccaaggccaaacaaatatcctaaaccgGACCACCACagaggccaaacaaatgtcctaaacaggacagccacaaaggccaaacaatttTCCTAAcaaggaccaccaccaaggccacatATCCCGAAGGatcgtcacgaagaccacttgtcccgatggaccatcacaaagaccaatcTTTCCAAAGGActgtcacgaagaccatacatcccgaatgaccgcctaaacaggcaacattggctaaacaacccaccacaaaggccacataattggctaaacagcatgccacaaaggccatacaCGCCTCGCAAGACCGCCACACATGAGCTatacaatgactcaaaagtccacAACGAAGGCCCCACCAGCGCCAACAAGGCTTGCAACCGCTAagaatggacaaattctaactcacataaaactttccatttttatcaCTTTCTATTTCTGGTAACTTTCCACATTTAGAGACTTCCACAacaggaaactttcctctttaCCATCCCAACTTTCCTCTTTCCTCTTTCCATATTTCTCgtatcccaaacaccacctcatcttggtacttagtcacacaaccaaccacccaTAAGagaccaagtaacaagagagatgggctggaatactccattcccacTCTAGCCATGGACTACAGCTAGAACCAGGCTAGACAAACTcaagtcgcacaaccaaccacccgtaagcgaccaagtaacagGAGATATGGGcaggaatactccattcccgctctagCCACGGACTACAGCTAGGACCAGGCTAGAAAAACTCAAGTCACTGCCTGCTTTTCAAAcaacttcttgaaccttgctttCCTCCTCGCCTTTgtctcccaagtctgctcctcaacactaTCACTGTCCCATAGGACTCTCATtaaaagaatcttcttcttccgaagttccttgactctcctctcgagaaccctcaccgGTCTCGCTTCCAaggtcatgttaggctgaagatcctcaggaatcttagccaacaaatGATCATCCTCGCGGAGACATTTCCACAAAATAGACACATGGAAGACCTTGTGGAACGTGATTGAGAAAAACTAAAGATTGAGAAAAatttttgggataaaaaaagaaaaacaaaacataaattttctatttgtttctcttgtatCTTAGCATAGAACAAGAGAGAAAACTGTGACGGTCACATCCTAGAAAGGTTTTCGTGCAACCCTAGGCTTAAGAGAAGGGTCAAAATACACTTTAAGAAAAGTGTTTTTATGATCATTTCAATCAttattgaaacgacccgacctgtttttttttaataatactatataccaaataataatattaataaataaaaaataaaaaagcaaataattaataatatataaataataaataaataaaccaaaaataattacttaAATATGTAGAAACTCAAATCACCAAATAAGCAACGGAAAATACcaataataacaaatcaatAACTAACCAGAAACATAGACCAAAAACTAGCAACTTAAACCATGATCTAACACCAACAttccaattctagcaacctagcaggAACCAAAGCATAACAActaagtccctagaacatcctcctcttcattgtcatgATCCCATagtcacactttgcctctacctgcaccacaaacacaatgtgATGtgtgagtattatcataaatacccagtgaggcgatcctcccatctacgagctatacacacaagcaaatcaagggTACaagtacaaataaaatataacaaaccaaccattaaactgaacaaccaataacactttaaccacacctacacattatcacacaaaacaagtcatacaacccaatcgcttagataagctcatggtcacgcacttaTCTTAAtaagtgattcacgaaaataactaGAACCAAATGAAAGgttctccaatatccaagaacaaccaaaatcgctcctacaaccaatcacaacaacaaacaaacattgaaaacaaacagccagaaaaaacagaaaagaacaacctcacaagtgaaaccacgaaatcaaaagcAAGTTCTATATGTCcggaagcttcccacaaaaattCTATATGTCCGGAAGCAAGTTCTATATGTCcggaagcttcccacaaaaatttcagcacgatcagatcttAGATATAACCGCAATTGATCTtgaaacacccgctggtctcaatctgcgactgagaagaaacgccccacgaaactgccaatatctcctagaatattaactaaGGAAAAaacttgatctccttctctttctcctttacaccaaataaccaagagttatctatctttctctccctctctctgatgACAATGTCGACATAAGCACAAAAGGAGAGGAGACATCGACAATAAGAGGGGGAATtaggggtttttggtttaattagattaaaccaaaatcaattaaaaattctATCCTTCGGTTTTCTCTACATCCCAAATTTAGAaagcggatgttacaattctccccaccaacatagattcgtcctcgaatctcgaacaatcatcagccaaggactcctgtgcaaccgtctccacggcccgcacttcCTCCAACCGATATatgaaggtcacctctaggcgatagactacCGTTACAtacattatttgctctcgacttttggactttcctttactcataggccttaaccttgagtttctattggctcctcatcaggccgaaacctgcatgccatagTATTGACTcttcatcgggcctaagcctgCATGTCATagtatataaggaagtccaatgttcgtctctcgggttgccaccctacagcgcgaccccggatcgtcatccgtagtcgatataccaaccatactttcaagccacaaagtctcaaaatATGGCAGTAAGTTCTCCTAGAGTCGAGTTAGGACCAACCGTCCctagagcaaacaattctgaacacgtatGAGTCTTATCCCTAACTaggtttccttcctgtggctTGCGTAAAataacacaatgtcctaccaaccacatatcccctcactggaatacctcatgaccacacaaggatcatctaaATGCCACGAgggccgccacgaaggccaacaaatatcctaaacaggaccgccaccaaggccaaacaaatgtctaaaacaggaccaccacaaaggccaaacaaatgtcctaaacaatactgtcacaaagaccacttgtcccgaaggatcgtcacaaagaccacttatcccgaaggaccgtcacaaagaccacttgtcccgaaggaccgtcatgaAGACAACTTTTCCCAGAGGACCGTCatgaagaccatacatcccgaaggaccgcctaaactgGCAACATTAGCTAAACAgcacgccacaaaggccacacaattggctaaacagcccaccacactggaatacctcatgaccacacaaggatcatctaaATGCCACGAgggccgccacgaaggccaacaaatgtcctaaacagaaccgccaccaaggccaaacaaatgtcctaaacaaggccaaacaaatgtcctaaacaatactatcacaaagaccacttgtcccgaaggaccgtcacaaagaccacttatcccgaaggaccgtcacaaataccacttgtcccgaaggaccatcatgaagaccacttgtcctggaggaccgtcatgaagaccatacatcccgaaggaccgcctaaacaggcaacatTAGCTAAACAgcacgccacaaaggccacacaattggctaaacagcccgccacacttgaatacctcatgaccacacaaggatcatctaaATGCCACGAGGGCCACCACGaaggccaacaaatgtcctaaacaggaccgccaccaagaccaaacaaatgtcctaaacaggaccaccacaaaggccaaacaaatgtcctaaaaaatactgtcacaaagaccacttgtcccgacggaccgtcacaaagaccacttatcccgaaggaccgtcacaaagaccacttgtcccgaaggaccgtcatgaAGACCAATTGTCCCGGAGGACCATCATGAAGACTATACATCCCGAAataccgcctaaacaggcaacatTAGCTAAACAAcacgccacaaaggccacacaattggctaaacagcccgccacaaaggccacacaatgtctcaaaagaccgccacacacgggcacacaaAAACTCAACAGTCCGCCATgcaggccacacaagcccctccaaagctcacaatcactaaaaatggacaaattctaattcccataaaactttccatttttagatctttcttatttttagaactttccacctTTGGAAACTTTCCGCTTTTGGAAatttctatttcaggaaactttcctctttaACCACCGCCTCACGAAAATCTCGTACTCAGAACACCACcccatcttgttacttagtcgcacaaccaaccacccctaagcgaccaagtaacaagagagatgggctggaatactccattcccgctctagCCACATACTACAGCTGGGACCACGCTAGACAAGCTTAAGTCGCGGcctgcttctcataccacttctaaaaccttgccttcatcctcggctctggctcccaagtctgctcctcaataccatcacagtcccaaaggactctcattaaaagaatcttcttcttccaaagttccttgatcctcctcttgAGAACCCTCATGGTTtagcctccaaagtcatgttaggctgaagatcctcaggaatcttagccaacaatcgatcatcctcatggagacacttccgcaacaacGACACATGAAAAACTTGTGGAATGCACgtataacctcaggcaactccagcctatatgctaatGGTCCCACTCGCTCAATCATTCttaacggacccatataccttagAATCAACTTaatctctgtcaatgacctgttcggacacTACAACAttgccatcttgaggtacactctgtctcctacctggaactcaagatctctcctcctcttatcggcATAACTACTATGTTgttcctgagcttccttcatgttcaatttcagaacccgaatcttctccgagatCTCCCGAACAAAACTCTCTCCCacttgagtccagcataacggtgtacgacatggcctcccatacaattcctcataaggagccatcccaatactcgccaaGTAGttattgttgtaagcaaactctaccaagctcaggtgatctgcccaatggccaccccgatccagcacacacatccgaagtaaatcctccaacgtctaaATAGTCCTCTCCGACTGCCCATCTATGTGAGGAtggtaggctgtactcatattcACCTTattgcccatctctgcctgaaatgccctccaaaAAACTAAAGTGAACTTGAAATCCTTGTCACACACAATACTCGCTAGCACCCCATACAACCTAACTATTTTGTTCATATACTTCCTAGCCAAGAccactgctccatcagtcttcttaatggccagaaaatatgCTGACTTAATCAACctgtccacaatgacccaaatcgcatcaaaggtccgagatactggcaatcctaccataAAGTCCATcatgatcatatcccacttccactccggAATGGGCAAACTTTTCAACAAGCCGCCCAAAACCTGATCCTCAGCCTTTACTAGCTGGCAGACATGGCACCTCGTGACCGAACTAGCTACATCATTCTTTATCCCAacctagtgatagtacctcttgaggtcacggtacatcttagtcgctcatggatgaatagagaacatgctcgcatcaGCCtccctcaggatctcctgcctcaactcctcatcgtTGGGCACAAAAATCCACCCATGCCtgaaaatagtaccattagctgagacctaatactctgaatcaacatccttagaggcattcaccagccccaaatccttctcttgagccaaccgcactctgctcagaagatctgcttgATCAGCCGCCTCCAACACCAACGGCTCCTAAGAAGCATCACACaacctcaacgcactgatctctcctaccagagaatccatatcctgctccttaGCCGAAGTCGACCACTTTCAACTCAGAGCATCCATAACCAAGTTAGCTTTAccagggtggtaggctatctccaaatcatatgttgccaccagctccatccaccgcctctgcctcaaattcagctcatgctaagtgaatatatacttcaagctcttatgatctgtaaacacctacacctttgcaccataaatatagatctccaaatcttcagggcaaaaattACAGCAGCTATCTCCAAATCTTGAGTAGGATAATTgacctcatgcttccgcaactgccgggaagcgtaggcaatcaccttcccatgctgcatcaacacacaccccaaaccaactctggatgcatatgtataaaccacatagggccCTCCCTGCTTTGGCAatgccaacactggcgtagtagttagcatctccttcaggcttgcaaagccctcctcgcactcctgtgaccaaacaaaatgaacatccttccctgtcaacttagtcatcggacgtgctctgctcgcaaacccctgtacaaacctcctgtaataacctgccaacccCCAAAAACTTCTAATCTCTGTGGCATTCAGTCtagccaatctctgatagcctgaatcttctctggatctacagaaactccctgtgcagacacaatgtgacccaaaaATCTCATCTctcgctgccagaaactacacttgctcaactaaGTA is from Camelina sativa cultivar DH55 chromosome 20, Cs, whole genome shotgun sequence and encodes:
- the LOC104771664 gene encoding probable polygalacturonase At3g15720, which gives rise to MCGSGGNPKTLLIPSNKTFLLQPLLFQGPCKSPSVQVKFDGMIVAPRDKTAWSDYKSSQWISFKKIFGLTVNGSGSIDGRGSSFWKQLYFKKCNDLNIIGITSFNSPRNHIAIIKCKRVKITKIKLVAPKDSPNTDGIDISQSSDVDIYDTVIGTGDDCVAINNGSVNINITRMNCGPGHGISVGSLGRNGEESMVENIQVTNSTFVRTENGARIKTWPNGKGYAKNILFKGLTLKDTKNPIIIDQNYVDNGRLDVEESAVAISNVTFTDIRGTSQFDEIIKIDCSKVTYCKDIVLTKINIATVDGNKPIVKCKNVYGKTINGDEVNGCFER